The sequence below is a genomic window from Streptosporangiales bacterium.
ACAGAAGATCCGCATTCGGCTCAAGGCCTATGACCACGAGGTCATCGACAACTCGGCGCGCAAGATCGTCGACACTGTGACGCGCACCGGCGCACGCGTCGCCGGGCCGGTGCCGTTGCCGACGGAGAAGAACAGGTTCTGCGTGATCCGTTCGCCGCACAAGTACAAGGACTCGCGGGAGCACTTCGAGTTGCGTACGCACAAGCGGCTCATCGACATCCTCGACCCCACGCCGAAGACGGTCGACTCGCTGATGCGGCTCGACCTGCCGGCTGGCGTCGACATCGAGATCAAGCTGTAGGGAATTCGCGACATGGCTAAATCAGTCAAGGGTGTGGCTGCGCTGCCGAGAAGGTCGGCATGCCAGCTGCAGTCGATGCATGCCGCAACGGGTAGCGAGACCGGCGGGGTTGAGGCGCTATGAGCAAATCAGTCAAGGGTGTGGCTGCGCTGCC
It includes:
- the rpsJ gene encoding 30S ribosomal protein S10, yielding MAGQKIRIRLKAYDHEVIDNSARKIVDTVTRTGARVAGPVPLPTEKNRFCVIRSPHKYKDSREHFELRTHKRLIDILDPTPKTVDSLMRLDLPAGVDIEIKL